Proteins from a genomic interval of Clostridium sp. 'deep sea':
- a CDS encoding glycoside hydrolase family 25 protein yields MGIYRKALLSCVIILACFILVFATIHAVSNKHEYDVKIQKGSILVDNVKVKLRVKEEAIKIVAKKTETLQQLKVPDTISKSNQPTPTSKPQTPINPVKPIVKVEKLNRIISDRGNFQRIIDNTSSEEILGIDISHHQSDRGEIEWKKVAESKVGFAFIKVSEGNTYKDPYAKRHFEGAREQGISAGGYHYARPQLPIAEDAKAEVAHFINRLKLSSNDYGDLPAVLDLEDPLYPGTNGLNTEDLLNWATIFCEEFEKYTGHKIIVYTGNWFINSWNNFNSPNNVLLKYPVWIADYYANRVPSGGWSSWFVWQFSDKGSIDGITGNVDLNISSKKLLTYCK; encoded by the coding sequence ATGGGCATCTATAGAAAGGCTTTATTGAGCTGTGTTATAATTTTAGCTTGTTTTATATTAGTTTTTGCAACTATTCATGCAGTAAGTAATAAGCATGAATATGATGTTAAGATACAAAAAGGCAGTATATTAGTGGATAATGTTAAGGTAAAACTTAGAGTAAAAGAAGAGGCTATAAAAATAGTAGCTAAAAAAACTGAGACCCTACAACAACTTAAGGTGCCAGATACAATATCAAAAAGTAATCAACCAACTCCAACTTCAAAACCACAAACTCCAATAAATCCTGTAAAGCCAATTGTTAAGGTAGAAAAACTTAATAGAATAATTTCAGATAGAGGTAATTTTCAACGCATAATTGATAATACAAGCTCTGAAGAAATTTTAGGTATAGATATATCTCATCACCAAAGTGATAGAGGAGAAATTGAGTGGAAAAAGGTAGCAGAGAGCAAGGTAGGGTTTGCGTTTATTAAGGTTAGTGAAGGTAATACCTATAAAGATCCTTATGCAAAAAGGCATTTTGAAGGTGCAAGAGAACAAGGAATTTCAGCCGGTGGTTATCACTATGCCAGACCACAACTACCAATCGCTGAAGATGCAAAAGCTGAAGTAGCACACTTTATTAACAGACTAAAATTATCGAGTAATGACTATGGTGATTTACCTGCAGTACTTGATTTAGAAGATCCATTATACCCTGGTACAAATGGATTAAATACTGAAGACTTATTAAATTGGGCTACAATATTTTGTGAGGAATTTGAAAAATACACAGGTCATAAAATAATAGTTTATACTGGTAACTGGTTTATTAATAGTTGGAATAACTTTAATAGTCCTAATAATGTTTTACTAAAGTATCCAGTATGGATAGCAGACTATTATGCAAATAGAGTGCCAAGTGGTGGCTGGAGCTCCTGGTTTGTTTGGCAGTTTAGTGATAAAGGCAGTATAGATGGCATTACTGGTAATGTAGATTTAAATATATCATCTAAAAAACTGCTAACTTACTGTAAGTAG
- a CDS encoding LuxR C-terminal-related transcriptional regulator, with amino-acid sequence MSSDLNNVLLRNDLVLENDFLKNILFNLQIAYITLDNSFKIKNYSKATITICNKIFKKKTNEENLQSLISYIKPYVNNISLNNNNNIKINLQDYIVNVKAMFNFDDNKPIEIYFNVFITENNICNSNRISQLKEKYRLTNREEEVLELLINGLTNKQVAKQLFISEHTVKHM; translated from the coding sequence GTGAGTTCTGATTTAAATAATGTTTTACTGCGTAATGATTTAGTTCTAGAAAACGATTTTTTAAAAAATATATTATTTAATCTACAGATAGCATATATCACACTAGATAACTCTTTTAAAATTAAAAATTATAGTAAAGCAACTATAACTATTTGTAATAAAATATTCAAAAAGAAAACTAATGAAGAAAATTTACAAAGCCTTATAAGCTATATAAAACCCTATGTTAATAACATAAGTTTAAATAATAATAATAATATTAAAATTAATCTACAAGACTATATTGTAAATGTTAAAGCAATGTTTAATTTTGATGATAATAAACCCATAGAGATATATTTTAATGTGTTTATTACTGAAAATAATATTTGTAATAGCAATAGAATTAGTCAATTAAAAGAAAAATATAGGTTAACTAATAGAGAAGAGGAGGTTTTAGAACTACTAATAAACGGCTTAACCAATAAGCAAGTTGCTAAGCAGTTATTTATTAGCGAACATACGGTAAAACACATGTAG
- a CDS encoding SDR family oxidoreductase: MTKSSLAIMENQFATETPIRRVGKTSDVANLVTFLCKEESSFIAGAIFLLMEVIY; the protein is encoded by the coding sequence ATGACCAAATCATCTTTAGCTATAATGGAAAATCAATTTGCTACTGAAACCCCCATTCGTAGGGTAGGTAAAACTAGCGATGTAGCAAACTTAGTAACATTTTTATGTAAAGAAGAATCTAGCTTTATTGCTGGCGCAATTTTCCTGTTAATGGAGGTTATATACTAG
- a CDS encoding succinylglutamate desuccinylase/aspartoacylase family protein, with translation MLTVRKYHLNIKDCVNSNLDVTVFGEGKPEVVITGGIHGGETTGIYAAREIIKYLEKNNLLNGSVKIISLCNPTAFRRLERTSPYDNLDLNRIFPGSKQGTITQRVANAIWNETQTADYIVDLHCCGIHGSSYTLAVWQEHEKAKELAAMLNIPIIVQSGGARGQLFVETCETGRPAVIIELPGGGQGGVIDQTAGMQAYQALLNMLRGLKMLSGEYQKPNPIWCNKLIPYRADNEGLFIPHVISGEVVKEGQVLATLNGKKILAPAKATVTGIRAMSYVFIGSYLGNLAPHIM, from the coding sequence GTGTTAACAGTGAGAAAATATCACTTAAATATTAAAGATTGTGTTAACTCTAATTTGGATGTTACTGTGTTTGGTGAAGGAAAGCCCGAGGTAGTTATTACTGGAGGTATTCATGGTGGTGAAACAACAGGTATTTATGCTGCTAGAGAGATTATTAAGTATTTAGAGAAAAATAATTTACTTAATGGCAGTGTTAAGATAATTAGCTTGTGTAACCCAACAGCATTTAGAAGACTAGAAAGAACTTCACCTTACGATAATTTAGATTTAAACCGTATTTTTCCTGGATCAAAACAAGGCACAATTACACAGAGAGTAGCTAACGCTATTTGGAATGAAACACAAACTGCAGATTATATTGTAGACTTACATTGCTGTGGCATTCATGGCTCTAGCTACACTTTAGCAGTATGGCAAGAGCATGAAAAAGCAAAAGAATTAGCGGCTATGTTAAATATACCAATTATTGTTCAGTCCGGAGGGGCTAGGGGTCAGCTATTTGTGGAAACCTGTGAAACTGGTCGGCCTGCTGTAATAATTGAACTGCCAGGCGGAGGACAAGGTGGCGTTATAGATCAAACCGCCGGTATGCAGGCGTACCAAGCATTGCTTAATATGTTGAGAGGTTTAAAAATGCTTAGTGGAGAATACCAAAAGCCAAACCCAATTTGGTGTAATAAGCTAATTCCTTATAGAGCTGATAATGAGGGTTTATTTATCCCACATGTTATTAGTGGCGAGGTTGTAAAAGAGGGGCAAGTATTAGCTACCCTCAATGGTAAAAAAATATTAGCTCCAGCAAAAGCTACTGTAACAGGAATACGAGCAATGAGTTATGTTTTTATTGGTTCTTATTTAGGAAATTTAGCTCCACATATTATGTAA
- a CDS encoding amidohydrolase, with the protein MLAIVNGKLLTITNGIIENGTLILEDGKIKEVGDNSLSVPSNAKIIDAKGNWVTPGFIDAHAHIGIFGEPYIPATADGNEKTGPIQAEIRGIDSLNPNDIAFPQVLQAGVTTVYTGPGSSNIIGGTGFAMKTVGNTVYDMVIPGTEAMKFALGENPKRNYKERKQLPSTRMGNAACLRMAFIKAQNYMNKIEQAKKDNKPLPERDLSLEAIAKVLKRELKARIHCHRADDIVTAIRIAEEFKIDFTLEHCTEGYHVADLIAKKQIPCVIGPLLMGPAKQELWDVRMTTPAVMHKAGVKIAIMVDASSTTKYLPIQTGLAVRYGLPEEEAFKAITINAAEIIGLQDKLGSLDKGKEADVVIWDGHPLSNFTSTKKVIVAGKVVFSRDN; encoded by the coding sequence ATGTTAGCAATTGTGAATGGAAAATTATTAACTATTACAAATGGCATAATTGAAAACGGCACTTTAATTTTAGAAGATGGTAAAATTAAAGAGGTAGGAGATAATTCTCTTAGTGTTCCTAGTAATGCAAAAATAATAGATGCAAAAGGTAATTGGGTAACTCCTGGTTTTATTGATGCCCATGCTCATATTGGCATATTTGGTGAGCCATATATACCAGCAACAGCAGATGGAAACGAAAAAACTGGGCCTATTCAAGCTGAAATTAGGGGAATAGACTCCTTAAATCCTAACGATATTGCATTCCCACAGGTTTTGCAGGCAGGAGTAACTACTGTTTACACAGGACCAGGAAGCTCAAATATTATTGGTGGAACTGGATTTGCCATGAAAACTGTAGGAAATACCGTATACGATATGGTTATTCCTGGTACAGAGGCTATGAAATTTGCTTTAGGCGAAAATCCAAAACGTAACTATAAAGAGCGTAAACAGTTACCATCTACACGTATGGGCAATGCTGCTTGTTTACGTATGGCATTTATTAAAGCTCAAAACTATATGAATAAAATTGAGCAAGCTAAAAAAGATAACAAACCCTTGCCTGAGCGTGATTTGAGTCTGGAGGCAATAGCTAAGGTGCTTAAAAGAGAGTTAAAGGCGCGTATTCATTGCCATAGGGCAGATGATATTGTAACAGCTATAAGAATTGCTGAGGAGTTTAAAATAGATTTTACTTTGGAGCATTGTACAGAGGGTTATCATGTGGCTGATCTTATTGCTAAAAAGCAAATTCCATGTGTTATTGGTCCACTATTAATGGGTCCTGCTAAACAGGAGTTATGGGATGTTAGAATGACTACTCCAGCAGTTATGCATAAAGCCGGTGTTAAAATTGCTATAATGGTTGATGCATCATCAACAACTAAATACTTGCCAATTCAAACAGGTTTAGCTGTAAGATATGGACTACCAGAAGAAGAGGCATTTAAAGCAATTACAATTAATGCAGCTGAAATTATTGGCTTGCAGGATAAACTTGGTAGCTTAGATAAAGGCAAAGAAGCAGATGTAGTTATTTGGGATGGCCATCCACTAAGTAATTTTACCAGCACTAAAAAGGTAATTGTTGCAGGTAAAGTAGTTTTCTCAAGAGATAATTAG